The following are encoded in a window of Gossypium raimondii isolate GPD5lz chromosome 13, ASM2569854v1, whole genome shotgun sequence genomic DNA:
- the LOC105783749 gene encoding protein IQ-DOMAIN 12 produces the protein MGKKRSWFSWVKKIFASNAQPKTQKKSRRWRWIFGKLKLKQCRPALPAIPQQKSLCQATEDQRKHALNLAIATAAAAEVAVAAARAAAEVVRLANASNHFSNFTTKDRNRAAIKIQTAFRAHLARKALRALKGLVLLQAIIRGQVTRRRAMKNMKCLQSGTEMYPGIKEKVICQDTRRNQSLVHKDQLQVKDIIEHEYYSRRNWNDSVFSKEDAEAVWLRRQEAMAKRERMKKYSYSHRERVNSYMLDESVHVKETGRNSFLEAEANSEGTRRERMMILKHNVASNSSTWEVHGLQGLNSPYLFPRRSFCRVQNQNPAGNDSSVPSSTVFPTYMAATESAKAKVRSMSTPRQRLGLSDTCFDHNMPYKGGLSLWSTYNGETFKYQ, from the exons ATGGGAAAGAAAAGGAGCTGGTTTAGTTGGGTGAAAAAGATTTTTGCTTCTAATGCACAACCAAAAACACAGAAG AAATCAAGGAGGTGGAGATGGATTTTCGGAAAACTAAAGCTCAAGCAATGCCGCCCTGCATTACCGGCGATACCCCAGCAGAAATCGTTATGTCAAGCAACCGAGGATCAAAGAAAGCATGCTTTGAATCTTGCCATTGCGACAGCTGCTGCAGCTGAAGTTGCGGTTGCTGCAGCACGAGCGGCAGCCGAGGTCGTTCGTCTGGCTAATGCCTCTAACCATTTCAGTAATTTCACAACAAAGGATAGGAACCGAGCTGCTATTAAGATCCAAACCGCTTTCCGGGCACATCTG GCAAGGAAAGCCCTACGGGCACTAAAGGGACTGGTGTTACTCCAAGCTATTATCCGTGGCCAAGTCACGAGACGTCGAgcaatgaaaaatatgaaatgctTGCAATCTGGTACGGAGATGTACCCGGGGATCAAGGAGAAAGTAATTTGTCAAGACACCAGGAGAAATCAGAGCCTCGTACATAAAGATCAGTTGCAAGTCAAGGACATTATTGAA CACGAATACTATAGCCGAAGGAACTGGAATGATAGTGTGTTCTCTAAAGAAGACGCTGAAGCCGTATGGTTAAGAAGGCAAGAGGCAATGGCCAAACGAGAGCGTATGAAGAAATACTCGTATTCTCATCGG GAGAGAGTGAATTCGTATATGCTCGATGAATCCGTGCACGTCAAAGAAACCGGAAGGAACAGCTTCTTGGAAGCAGAAGCAAATAGTGAGGGAACTAGAAGGGAAagaatgatgattttaaaacACAATGTAGCTTCGAATTCGAGCACATGGGAAGTACACGGTCTGCAGGGATTGAATTCGCCGTATTTGTTTCCAAGGAGATCGTTTTGTCGTGTGCAGAACCAGAATCCCGCTGGGAATGACAGTTCCGTCCCAAGCTCTACGGTTTTTCCTACCTATATGGCTGCAACTGAATCAGCAAAAGCAAAGGTAAGGTCAATGAGCACACCGAGGCAACGGCTCGGATTATCCGATACATGCTTCGATCATAACATGCCATACAAGggtggactttctctttggtcTACATATAATGGTGAAACATTCAAGTATCAATGA
- the LOC105783939 gene encoding uncharacterized RNA-binding protein C1827.05c: MGVKARKASKKAIKKASSQFPNSDSKTASADFLPLEGGPREIPETKPLQNSATVLYVGRIPHGFYEKEMEAYFQQFGAIKRLRIARNKKTGKSKHFGFIEFENPQVAEVVADCMHNYLLFEHLLQVHLIPPEHVHPKLWRGFNYKFKPVDYVQIERKRHNKVRTLEEHKKLVEKIIKRDTKRRKRIEAAGIDYECPEIVGSGQSAPKKIKFDED; this comes from the exons ATGGGGGTGAAGGCGAGGAAAGCGTCGAAGAAAGCAATAAAGAAGGCTTCTTCTCAATTCCCTAACTCTGATTCCAAGACTGCTTCAGCCGATTTCCTg CCGTTGGAAGGTGGTCCGCGTGAAATTCCAGAAACCAAACCCCTTCAAAACAGTGCTACTGTCTTGTATGTTGGTCGAATCCCACATGGGTTTTATGAGAAAGAGATGGAAG CTTATTTTCAGCAGTTTGGTGCCATTAAGAGATTAAGGATTGcaagaaataaaaag ACAGGAAAATCAAAGCACTTTGGCTTCATCGAATTTGAGAATCCACAG GTGGCTGAAGTTGTAGCTGATTGTATGCATAATTATCTGTTGTTCGAGCATCTTTTGCAAGTCCATCTTATTCCTCCGGAGCATGTTCATCCAAAATT ATGGAGAggtttcaattataaattcaagCCAGTGGACTATGTGCAAATTGAACGAAAGCGGCATAATAAG GTGAGAACATTAGAAGAGCATAAAAAGTTGGTGGAGAAGATCATAAAACGAGACACGAAGCGTAGAAAGAGGATAGAGGCTGCTGGCATTGATTATGAATGCCCAGAAATT GTGGGTAGCGGTCAGTCTGCTCCAAAGAAGATAAAGTTCGACGAAGATTAG
- the LOC105781936 gene encoding trihelix transcription factor PTL — protein sequence MDMVDQNGLPHLRRSLPMRTHFPVPHPEPTEPYFAHINMASPSPVPYHEPFMAPLPNRLVRFSHNHYPSASPTTGVAASASIPSATTLFGGPRWGNITNGGNSRWPRQETLTLLEIRIRLDPKFKEANQKGPLWDELSRIMAEEYGYQRSGKKCREKFENLHKYYKKTKQRKAGRQDGKNYRFFRQLELLYGETTDQCPTVLYQTSNNPMNQRNHHEEEKKPSDQSLGVSNSSEFETSSSENNADNEVSAFTKVKDFMESQMNKLIDSQDVWMERMLKAIEDKDQERLSKEEEWRRQETALLDKEHEIWVKERAWVEARDFALMEVVKNFTRKRVLEVSSSSSSAERPVGYTQQGISSLIHSLGQAWNQDSSNI from the exons ATGGACATGGTTGATCAGAACGGCCTGCCTCATCTCCGGCGTTCTCTACCAATGAGAACCCATTTTCCGGTACCCCATCCTGAACCCACTGAACCATACTTTGCTCACATAAACATGGCTTCACCTTCACCAGTTCCATACCATGAACCCTTCATGGCACCATTGCCAAACCGTTTGGTTAGGTTTAGCCATAATCATTACCCAAGTGCTTCACCCACCACTGGTGTTGCTGCTTCAGCTTCTATTCCTAGTGCAACGACACTGTTTGGAGGTCCCCGATGGGGAAACATCACGAATGGCGGAAACAGTCGATGGCCTAGACAAGAGACTCTCACTTTGCTTGAGATCAGAATCAGACTTGATCCTAAGTTCAAAGAAGCCAATCAAAAAGGTCCATTGTGGGATGAACTCTCTAG AATAATGGCTGAGGAATATGGGTACCAAAGAAGTGGGAAGAAATGTAGAGAAAAATTTGAGAATCTCCACAAATACTACAAGAAAACCAAACAACGTAAAGCTGGGAGACAAGATGGCAAAAACTACAGGTTTTTCCGACAACTTGAACTCCTTTACGGTGAAACAACGGATCAATGTCCGACTGTTCTTTATCAGACATCAAACAACCCAATGAACCAAAGAAACCAccatgaagaagaaaagaaaccaaGTGATCAAAGCCTTGGTGTTTCCAATTCATCTGAATTCGAGACTTCATCGTCCGAAAACAATGCCGACAACGAAGTTTCGGCTTTTACGAAGGTGAAGGACTTTATGGAATCACAAATGAATAAACTGATTGATTCACAAGATGTTTGGATGGAAAGAATGTTGAAAGCCATTGAAGATAAAGACCAAGAGAGATTATCTAAAGAAGAAGAATGGAGGAGACAAGAGACAGCTTTGTTGGATAAAGAACATGAAATTTGGGTTAAGGAAAGAGCTTGGGTTGAAGCTCGTGATTTTGCTTTAATGGAAGTTGTTAAGAATTTTACAAGGAAAAGAGTACTAGAagtttcatcatcatcatcttcagcTGAAAGGCCTGTGGGATACACTCAACAAGGAATCTCAAGCTTGATACACAGTTTAGGGCAAGCTTGGAACCAAGATTCCAGTAACATATGA
- the LOC105784305 gene encoding LEAF RUST 10 DISEASE-RESISTANCE LOCUS RECEPTOR-LIKE PROTEIN KINASE-like 2.1 isoform X1, which yields MNQIHFFNLTSTFFPMLYLVFFTFFFQARKVTAVDENFRICSVPRYCGKMNIKFPFFIQGRDDPRCGYPGFEIHCRNNYLPSFSFGDGDYIINDIYYHNQSCHLSRAVSFDKYAICSHSIRNISLPSDRFLLPSLQNKTFLFFNCNLSSSRDLSRYNIHCAAKNESNATLALFSNDPMLNFASEYCDTRVVVPVAFTSGEGSLEGMLNRGFMVEWLASNCSICEASGGKCGFDNATSHFKCFCRDRPHAWHCTPKNKNELRFKLGLGLAASSIVGIVLVILAFYYFIRKFSSDNIDENIEAFLKDHECLAPRRYRYSDIKKVTNSFQDKLGKGGYGDVYKGKLPDGRHVAVKILNNSQSNGEEFINEVASISRTSHVNIVSLLGFCFERSCRALIYEFMPNGSLEKFIFQENNDRRLKWDKLYQIAVGIARGLEYLHRGCSTRILHFDIKPHNVLLDDEFVPKISDFGLAKLCLEKESAISMTGARGTAGYIAPEVFSRNFGRVSHKSDVYSYGMMVLEMVGGRKNISVEVDRTSEIYFPYWIYNRIELDEELGLEDIESEDDQERARKMIIVSLWCIQIDPSNRPTMSRVVEMLEGFTNWLTIPPKPFLSSPPRS from the exons ATGAACCAAATTCATTTCTTCAACCTTACATCAACCTTCTTTCCAATGCTGTACTTGGTTTTCTTCACGTTCTTTTTCCAAGCAAGAAAAGTTACAGCCGTGGACGAAAACTTCAGAATATGCAGCGTGCCTAGATATTGCGGTAAGATGAACATAAAGTTCCCATTCTTCATCCAGGGTCGAGACGATCCTAGATGTGGCTATCCGGGTTTCGAAATCCACTGCAGAAATAACTATCTGCCATCGTTTAGCTTTGGTGATGGTGACTACATCATCAATGACATCTATTATCATAACCAATCATGTCACTTGTCTAGAGCTGTTAGTTTTGATAAATATGCCATTTGCAGTCATTCGATCCGTAATATATCCCTTCCATCCGACCGGTTTTTACTCCCTTCGCTACAAAATAAAACGTTTTTGTTCTTCAATTGCAACCTGTCGTCCTCGCGTGATCTTTCACGGTACAATATTCATTGTGCTGCTAAAAATGAAAGTAATGCGACGTTGGCACTGTTTAGTAACGATCCTATGCTGAATTTCGCTTCGGAATATTGTGATACAAGGGTGGTGGTGCCTGTGGCTTTTACCAGCGGAGAGGGAAGTCTTGAAGGCATGCTGAATAGAGGGTTTATGGTGGAATGGCTGGCGAGCAACTGTAGCATTTGTGAGGCGAGTGGTGGTAAGTGTGGATTTGATAATGCTACCAGCCATTTCAAGTGCTTCTGCAGAGACAGGCCTCACGCTTGGCACTGTACTCCGAAGAACAAGAACGAATTGAGGTTCAAGCTGGGCCTGGGACTTG CAGCTTCTTCAATTGTTGGAATAGTATTGGTGATTCTTGCCTTCTACTACTTTATAAGAAAATTCTCATCAGATAATATAGATGAGAACATTGAAGCCTTTTTAAAGGATCATGAATGTTTAGCTCCTAGAAGGTATAGATACTCAGATATTAAAAAGGTAACCAACTCATTCCAAGACAAATTAGGTAAAGGAGGCTATGGGGATGTTTACAAAGGTAAGCTACCTGATGGAAGACATGTAGCagtgaagattttaaataattcacaAAGTAATGGGGAAGAATTCATCAATGAGGTTGCAAGCATTAGTAGAACTTCTCATGTCAACATAGTCTCTCTTTTGGGCTTCTGCTTTGAGAGAAGTTGTAGGGCTCTCATTTATGAGTTTATGCCAAATGGATCACTTGAGAAGTTCATATTTCAAGAGAATAACGATCGCCGATTAAAGTGGGATAAATTGTACCAAATTGCAGTTGGCATAGCTAGAGGGTTAGAATATTTGCATCGAGGTTGTAGCACCCGTATTCTGCATTTCGACATCAAGCCTCACAACGTCCTTTTAGATGATGAGTTTGTTCCAAAAATATCTGATTTTGGTCTTGCAAAATTGTGTCTCGAAAAAGAAAGTGCCATATCCATGACAGGTGCAAGAGGAACTGCTGGGTATATTGCTCCCGAAGTATTCTCGAGAAACTTCGGGAGAGTGTCTCACAAGTCTGATGTTTATAGTTATGGAATGATGGTTTTAGAGATGGTCGGGGGAAGAAAAAACATTAGTGTTGAAGTTGATCGAACAagtgaaatatattttccaTACTGGATCTATAATCGTATCGAGTTGGATGAAGAATTAGGATTGGAAGATATTGAGAGTGAAGATGATCAAGAGAGAGCAAGAAAGATGATAATAGTGAGCTTGTGGTGCATACAAATTGACCCATCAAATCGCCCAACAATGAGTAGAGTGGTAGAAATGTTGGAAGGGTTCACCAATTGGCTCACTATCCCACCTAAGCCTTTCTTATCGTCGCCTCCAAGATCATAG
- the LOC105784305 gene encoding LEAF RUST 10 DISEASE-RESISTANCE LOCUS RECEPTOR-LIKE PROTEIN KINASE-like 2.1 isoform X2 encodes MNQIHFFNLTSTFFPMLYLVFFTFFFQARKVTAVDENFRICSVPRYCGKMNIKFPFFIQGRDDPRCGYPGFEIHCRNNYLPSFSFGDGDYIINDIYYHNQSCHLSRAVSFDKYAICSHSIRNISLPSDRFLLPSLQNKTFLFFNCNLSSSRDLSRYNIHCAAKNESNATLALFSNDPMLNFASEYCDTRVVVPVAFTSGEGSLEGMLNRGFMVEWLASNCSICEASGGKCGFDNATSHFKCFCRDRPHAWHCTPKNKNELRFKLGLGLASSIVGIVLVILAFYYFIRKFSSDNIDENIEAFLKDHECLAPRRYRYSDIKKVTNSFQDKLGKGGYGDVYKGKLPDGRHVAVKILNNSQSNGEEFINEVASISRTSHVNIVSLLGFCFERSCRALIYEFMPNGSLEKFIFQENNDRRLKWDKLYQIAVGIARGLEYLHRGCSTRILHFDIKPHNVLLDDEFVPKISDFGLAKLCLEKESAISMTGARGTAGYIAPEVFSRNFGRVSHKSDVYSYGMMVLEMVGGRKNISVEVDRTSEIYFPYWIYNRIELDEELGLEDIESEDDQERARKMIIVSLWCIQIDPSNRPTMSRVVEMLEGFTNWLTIPPKPFLSSPPRS; translated from the exons ATGAACCAAATTCATTTCTTCAACCTTACATCAACCTTCTTTCCAATGCTGTACTTGGTTTTCTTCACGTTCTTTTTCCAAGCAAGAAAAGTTACAGCCGTGGACGAAAACTTCAGAATATGCAGCGTGCCTAGATATTGCGGTAAGATGAACATAAAGTTCCCATTCTTCATCCAGGGTCGAGACGATCCTAGATGTGGCTATCCGGGTTTCGAAATCCACTGCAGAAATAACTATCTGCCATCGTTTAGCTTTGGTGATGGTGACTACATCATCAATGACATCTATTATCATAACCAATCATGTCACTTGTCTAGAGCTGTTAGTTTTGATAAATATGCCATTTGCAGTCATTCGATCCGTAATATATCCCTTCCATCCGACCGGTTTTTACTCCCTTCGCTACAAAATAAAACGTTTTTGTTCTTCAATTGCAACCTGTCGTCCTCGCGTGATCTTTCACGGTACAATATTCATTGTGCTGCTAAAAATGAAAGTAATGCGACGTTGGCACTGTTTAGTAACGATCCTATGCTGAATTTCGCTTCGGAATATTGTGATACAAGGGTGGTGGTGCCTGTGGCTTTTACCAGCGGAGAGGGAAGTCTTGAAGGCATGCTGAATAGAGGGTTTATGGTGGAATGGCTGGCGAGCAACTGTAGCATTTGTGAGGCGAGTGGTGGTAAGTGTGGATTTGATAATGCTACCAGCCATTTCAAGTGCTTCTGCAGAGACAGGCCTCACGCTTGGCACTGTACTCCGAAGAACAAGAACGAATTGAGGTTCAAGCTGGGCCTGGGACTTG CTTCTTCAATTGTTGGAATAGTATTGGTGATTCTTGCCTTCTACTACTTTATAAGAAAATTCTCATCAGATAATATAGATGAGAACATTGAAGCCTTTTTAAAGGATCATGAATGTTTAGCTCCTAGAAGGTATAGATACTCAGATATTAAAAAGGTAACCAACTCATTCCAAGACAAATTAGGTAAAGGAGGCTATGGGGATGTTTACAAAGGTAAGCTACCTGATGGAAGACATGTAGCagtgaagattttaaataattcacaAAGTAATGGGGAAGAATTCATCAATGAGGTTGCAAGCATTAGTAGAACTTCTCATGTCAACATAGTCTCTCTTTTGGGCTTCTGCTTTGAGAGAAGTTGTAGGGCTCTCATTTATGAGTTTATGCCAAATGGATCACTTGAGAAGTTCATATTTCAAGAGAATAACGATCGCCGATTAAAGTGGGATAAATTGTACCAAATTGCAGTTGGCATAGCTAGAGGGTTAGAATATTTGCATCGAGGTTGTAGCACCCGTATTCTGCATTTCGACATCAAGCCTCACAACGTCCTTTTAGATGATGAGTTTGTTCCAAAAATATCTGATTTTGGTCTTGCAAAATTGTGTCTCGAAAAAGAAAGTGCCATATCCATGACAGGTGCAAGAGGAACTGCTGGGTATATTGCTCCCGAAGTATTCTCGAGAAACTTCGGGAGAGTGTCTCACAAGTCTGATGTTTATAGTTATGGAATGATGGTTTTAGAGATGGTCGGGGGAAGAAAAAACATTAGTGTTGAAGTTGATCGAACAagtgaaatatattttccaTACTGGATCTATAATCGTATCGAGTTGGATGAAGAATTAGGATTGGAAGATATTGAGAGTGAAGATGATCAAGAGAGAGCAAGAAAGATGATAATAGTGAGCTTGTGGTGCATACAAATTGACCCATCAAATCGCCCAACAATGAGTAGAGTGGTAGAAATGTTGGAAGGGTTCACCAATTGGCTCACTATCCCACCTAAGCCTTTCTTATCGTCGCCTCCAAGATCATAG
- the LOC105784305 gene encoding LEAF RUST 10 DISEASE-RESISTANCE LOCUS RECEPTOR-LIKE PROTEIN KINASE-like 2.1 isoform X3, producing MLNRGFMVEWLASNCSICEASGGKCGFDNATSHFKCFCRDRPHAWHCTPKNKNELRFKLGLGLAASSIVGIVLVILAFYYFIRKFSSDNIDENIEAFLKDHECLAPRRYRYSDIKKVTNSFQDKLGKGGYGDVYKGKLPDGRHVAVKILNNSQSNGEEFINEVASISRTSHVNIVSLLGFCFERSCRALIYEFMPNGSLEKFIFQENNDRRLKWDKLYQIAVGIARGLEYLHRGCSTRILHFDIKPHNVLLDDEFVPKISDFGLAKLCLEKESAISMTGARGTAGYIAPEVFSRNFGRVSHKSDVYSYGMMVLEMVGGRKNISVEVDRTSEIYFPYWIYNRIELDEELGLEDIESEDDQERARKMIIVSLWCIQIDPSNRPTMSRVVEMLEGFTNWLTIPPKPFLSSPPRS from the exons ATGCTGAATAGAGGGTTTATGGTGGAATGGCTGGCGAGCAACTGTAGCATTTGTGAGGCGAGTGGTGGTAAGTGTGGATTTGATAATGCTACCAGCCATTTCAAGTGCTTCTGCAGAGACAGGCCTCACGCTTGGCACTGTACTCCGAAGAACAAGAACGAATTGAGGTTCAAGCTGGGCCTGGGACTTG CAGCTTCTTCAATTGTTGGAATAGTATTGGTGATTCTTGCCTTCTACTACTTTATAAGAAAATTCTCATCAGATAATATAGATGAGAACATTGAAGCCTTTTTAAAGGATCATGAATGTTTAGCTCCTAGAAGGTATAGATACTCAGATATTAAAAAGGTAACCAACTCATTCCAAGACAAATTAGGTAAAGGAGGCTATGGGGATGTTTACAAAGGTAAGCTACCTGATGGAAGACATGTAGCagtgaagattttaaataattcacaAAGTAATGGGGAAGAATTCATCAATGAGGTTGCAAGCATTAGTAGAACTTCTCATGTCAACATAGTCTCTCTTTTGGGCTTCTGCTTTGAGAGAAGTTGTAGGGCTCTCATTTATGAGTTTATGCCAAATGGATCACTTGAGAAGTTCATATTTCAAGAGAATAACGATCGCCGATTAAAGTGGGATAAATTGTACCAAATTGCAGTTGGCATAGCTAGAGGGTTAGAATATTTGCATCGAGGTTGTAGCACCCGTATTCTGCATTTCGACATCAAGCCTCACAACGTCCTTTTAGATGATGAGTTTGTTCCAAAAATATCTGATTTTGGTCTTGCAAAATTGTGTCTCGAAAAAGAAAGTGCCATATCCATGACAGGTGCAAGAGGAACTGCTGGGTATATTGCTCCCGAAGTATTCTCGAGAAACTTCGGGAGAGTGTCTCACAAGTCTGATGTTTATAGTTATGGAATGATGGTTTTAGAGATGGTCGGGGGAAGAAAAAACATTAGTGTTGAAGTTGATCGAACAagtgaaatatattttccaTACTGGATCTATAATCGTATCGAGTTGGATGAAGAATTAGGATTGGAAGATATTGAGAGTGAAGATGATCAAGAGAGAGCAAGAAAGATGATAATAGTGAGCTTGTGGTGCATACAAATTGACCCATCAAATCGCCCAACAATGAGTAGAGTGGTAGAAATGTTGGAAGGGTTCACCAATTGGCTCACTATCCCACCTAAGCCTTTCTTATCGTCGCCTCCAAGATCATAG